Proteins encoded within one genomic window of Raineyella fluvialis:
- a CDS encoding DUF2252 domain-containing protein, translated as MSIPESAAPPRFDEAFTSFRIPATDRDERVAYGKSLREATPHECLGDWVPTPDRPGVVEVVERAQEGRLPWLLGVRTARMAASPFGFLRGTADLMAWDVAHLPATGVHTTACGDAHIGNIGFYRSPEGRLVIDLNDFDEAHTGSWEWDLRRLTASIWVLGRVNGTGEDQCEEAVHQCVIAYRDEVSALSKEPLLRRAYDQLDVDRLHDTVSDKTLRKEVKRAAEAARRRTSDRKLPKLAGGATHATRILDDPPLITHPSDETTDAIAAGLDAYLPTLTPQWRRIVGGYTLVDIAHKVVGVGSVGMRAWLALLVGSRDDDVLFLQLKQARRSVIAPYVHGDVAWHSHQGQRVVEYQQQLQTVSDPLLGWTTVGEHQYYVRQYRNMKGGVPLDAMSPEGLVDYSGIVGHLLAKGHARTSGASIISGYLGKKDAPVEAVARWARSYADQTERDHEELVKAVRDGRLPAEGDV; from the coding sequence GTGTCCATCCCCGAATCAGCGGCGCCGCCGCGTTTCGACGAGGCCTTCACCTCGTTCCGCATCCCGGCGACCGACCGCGACGAGCGCGTCGCGTACGGCAAGTCGCTGCGGGAGGCGACGCCGCACGAATGTCTCGGGGACTGGGTGCCCACGCCCGATCGCCCGGGTGTCGTGGAGGTGGTCGAACGCGCCCAGGAGGGGCGGCTGCCCTGGCTGCTCGGGGTCCGGACGGCGCGGATGGCGGCGTCGCCCTTCGGTTTCCTCCGGGGCACCGCCGACCTGATGGCCTGGGATGTCGCGCACCTGCCCGCCACCGGCGTCCACACCACTGCCTGCGGTGACGCGCACATCGGCAACATCGGCTTCTACCGGTCCCCCGAGGGGAGGCTGGTGATCGATCTCAACGACTTCGACGAGGCCCACACCGGCTCCTGGGAGTGGGACCTGCGCCGGCTCACCGCCTCCATCTGGGTGCTCGGCCGGGTCAATGGCACCGGTGAGGACCAGTGCGAGGAGGCGGTGCACCAGTGCGTCATCGCCTACCGCGACGAGGTGAGCGCCCTGAGCAAGGAACCGTTGCTGCGGCGCGCGTACGACCAGCTCGACGTGGACCGACTGCACGACACCGTCTCGGACAAGACGCTGCGCAAGGAGGTCAAGCGCGCGGCGGAGGCGGCCCGGCGGCGGACCTCGGACCGCAAACTGCCCAAACTCGCCGGCGGCGCGACCCACGCCACGAGGATCCTCGATGACCCGCCGCTGATCACGCACCCGAGCGACGAGACGACCGACGCGATCGCCGCCGGGTTGGACGCGTACCTGCCGACCCTGACCCCGCAGTGGCGCCGGATCGTCGGTGGCTACACGCTGGTCGACATCGCGCACAAGGTCGTCGGCGTCGGCTCGGTGGGGATGCGCGCCTGGCTGGCGCTGCTGGTGGGATCCCGCGACGACGACGTGCTGTTCCTGCAGCTCAAGCAGGCCAGGCGCTCAGTGATCGCGCCGTACGTCCACGGCGACGTCGCCTGGCACAGTCACCAGGGCCAGCGGGTCGTCGAGTACCAGCAGCAGCTGCAGACGGTCTCCGACCCGCTGCTGGGCTGGACCACGGTGGGGGAGCACCAGTACTACGTACGCCAGTACCGCAACATGAAGGGGGGCGTCCCGCTGGACGCGATGTCTCCCGAGGGGCTGGTCGACTACTCCGGCATCGTCGGGCACCTGTTGGCCAAGGGACACGCCCGCACCTCCGGCGCCTCGATCATCTCGGGCTACTTGGGCAAGAAGGACGCGCCGGTGGAAGCCGTCGCCCGGTGGGCACGTAGCTACGCCGACCAGACCGAGCGTGACCACGAGGAGCTGGTCAAGGCCGTCCGGGACGGCCGGCTGCCGGCTGAGGGGGACGTCTGA
- a CDS encoding MFS transporter, with amino-acid sequence MIPGVRQLVADTRPLHNDHFRRLWVANIITVIGAQLTVVAVPAQIYALTGSSAYVGLTGLFGLVPLVVFGLWGGALADAMDRRRLMMISTLGLIATSALFWGQSVVGVGNVWVILGIFAVQQAFFAVNQPTRTSILPRLLPAGQLPAANSLNMTVLQFGAIAGPLVGGALIPVLGFSLLYLIDTVLLFATLWAALRLPALPPAHAARQVPGLRSVVEGLGHLRGRPVLMMSFLVDLIAMVFGMPRALFPQLAHESFGGPTEGGTAFALLFAAIPAGALLGGIFSGWISRVERQGLAVVVCIVVWGGSMLGFGLFAGAGLLGPALGMLALGGAADMASAAFRQTILQEAASDEVRGRLQGIFIVVVAGGPRLADTLHGAVAAAVGTVAAAAGGGVAVVLGVTLAAVLVPTFVRYRVTR; translated from the coding sequence GTGATCCCGGGCGTACGGCAGTTGGTCGCCGACACCCGCCCGCTGCACAACGACCATTTCCGCCGGTTGTGGGTCGCCAACATCATCACCGTCATCGGCGCCCAGCTCACCGTCGTCGCCGTGCCGGCCCAGATCTACGCGCTGACCGGGAGTTCGGCGTACGTGGGGCTGACCGGGCTCTTCGGGCTGGTGCCCCTGGTGGTGTTCGGGCTGTGGGGCGGGGCGCTGGCCGACGCGATGGACCGTCGCCGACTGATGATGATCTCCACCCTGGGCCTGATCGCGACCTCCGCGCTGTTCTGGGGCCAGTCGGTCGTCGGAGTCGGCAACGTCTGGGTCATCCTGGGGATCTTCGCGGTGCAGCAGGCGTTCTTCGCCGTCAACCAGCCGACCCGGACCTCGATCCTGCCGCGACTGCTCCCCGCCGGCCAACTGCCGGCGGCGAACTCCCTCAACATGACGGTGCTCCAGTTCGGGGCGATCGCCGGTCCGCTGGTCGGGGGCGCGTTGATCCCGGTGCTCGGCTTCTCCTTGCTCTACCTGATCGACACCGTCCTCCTCTTCGCCACGCTGTGGGCGGCCCTGCGGCTCCCGGCGCTCCCACCGGCCCATGCCGCACGACAGGTGCCGGGGCTGCGTTCCGTGGTCGAGGGGCTGGGCCACCTGCGCGGCCGCCCGGTGCTGATGATGTCGTTCCTGGTCGACCTGATCGCGATGGTCTTCGGGATGCCCCGGGCCCTCTTCCCCCAGCTCGCGCACGAGTCGTTCGGCGGCCCCACCGAGGGCGGCACGGCCTTCGCGCTGCTCTTCGCGGCGATCCCCGCCGGTGCCCTGCTCGGCGGCATCTTCTCCGGGTGGATCTCCCGGGTCGAGCGCCAGGGGCTGGCCGTCGTCGTCTGCATCGTGGTCTGGGGCGGGTCGATGCTCGGCTTCGGGCTGTTCGCGGGGGCGGGGCTGCTCGGGCCGGCGCTCGGCATGCTGGCGCTGGGGGGCGCGGCGGACATGGCCTCGGCCGCCTTCCGGCAGACGATCCTGCAGGAGGCCGCCAGTGACGAGGTGCGCGGCCGGCTGCAGGGCATCTTCATCGTCGTCGTGGCGGGTGGCCCCCGGCTCGCGGACACCCTGCACGGCGCGGTCGCCGCGGCGGTGGGAACGGTCGCCGCGGCGGCGGGAGGCGGTGTGGCGGTCGTGCTGGGCGTCACCCTCGCCGCCGTGCTGGTGCCGACCTTCGTCCGCTATCGGGTGACGCGCTGA
- a CDS encoding MFS transporter — protein sequence MKRPILLLMLTNVLGGVGVASGIAVGALLIQAIAGTAWSGFGQALSVLGAAIAAVPLAQLAARRGRRSALGLGYRIAALGAAGVVLGAVLHSVVVLFVALLFFGAAQATNLQTRYAGADAAAGPRRATWMSMVFWATTIGSVLGPNLATAGDVVGRSLRLPGLSGSYLFGIAAFLLASVVVMFLPGGVLPGAGVVPGARSVSAGQALAWAMRHPMARFAVLLTAVAHGVMVGVMSMTPIHLHGHGHDLEVIGLVISLHILGMYALSPVFGWLADRVGAIRVAGLGLAVLLAAVVTGLVAANGRVELTTSALVLLGLGWSASIISASALLAGVDSGDVRVPLQGANDALMNYVGAGAAVLGGPVMAGIGYGGLNIGAGLLLIPAAVAGIAALRAVRAGEQVVSAG from the coding sequence GTGAAGCGCCCGATCCTGTTGCTGATGCTGACCAATGTCCTCGGTGGAGTGGGTGTCGCCTCCGGCATCGCCGTCGGCGCCCTGCTGATCCAGGCGATCGCCGGGACGGCGTGGTCGGGCTTCGGCCAGGCGCTGTCCGTGCTCGGCGCGGCCATCGCGGCGGTGCCGCTGGCGCAGCTCGCCGCCCGTCGGGGCCGGCGCAGCGCGCTGGGGCTCGGCTACCGGATCGCGGCGCTCGGCGCTGCCGGCGTCGTCCTCGGCGCGGTGCTGCACTCGGTGGTCGTGCTCTTCGTGGCGTTGCTCTTCTTCGGCGCCGCCCAGGCCACCAACCTGCAGACCCGTTACGCCGGGGCGGACGCCGCCGCGGGGCCGCGCCGGGCCACCTGGATGTCGATGGTCTTCTGGGCGACCACGATCGGCTCCGTCCTCGGCCCGAACCTCGCGACCGCCGGCGATGTCGTCGGACGCTCGCTGCGACTGCCGGGGTTGTCCGGCTCCTACCTGTTCGGCATCGCCGCGTTCCTGCTGGCCTCGGTGGTGGTGATGTTCCTGCCGGGCGGCGTCCTTCCCGGCGCCGGAGTGGTGCCGGGGGCGCGGTCGGTGAGTGCCGGGCAGGCGCTGGCGTGGGCGATGCGGCACCCGATGGCGCGCTTCGCCGTGCTGCTCACCGCGGTCGCCCACGGGGTGATGGTCGGCGTGATGTCGATGACGCCGATCCACCTGCACGGCCACGGCCATGACCTCGAGGTGATCGGCCTGGTGATCAGCCTCCACATCCTCGGCATGTACGCGTTGAGCCCGGTCTTCGGCTGGCTCGCCGACCGGGTCGGCGCGATCCGGGTGGCCGGTCTCGGCCTGGCGGTGCTCCTCGCCGCCGTGGTCACCGGCCTCGTGGCCGCCAACGGGCGCGTCGAGCTGACCACCTCGGCCCTGGTGCTGCTGGGCCTCGGCTGGTCGGCGTCCATCATCTCCGCCTCCGCGCTGCTGGCCGGCGTCGACTCCGGTGACGTCCGTGTCCCGCTGCAGGGCGCCAACGACGCCCTGATGAACTACGTGGGTGCCGGGGCCGCCGTCCTCGGCGGGCCGGTGATGGCCGGGATCGGCTACGGCGGGCTCAACATCGGCGCCGGCCTCCTGCTCATCCCGGCGGCCGTGGCCGGGATCGCCGCGCTGCGGGCGGTACGGGCCGGCGAGCAGGTAGTGTCTGCCGGGTGA